One genomic window of Bacillus mycoides includes the following:
- a CDS encoding GNAT family N-acetyltransferase, whose amino-acid sequence MEIRLLTTEDAEIYLKVCMEGLTKNPEAFSSSYEDVLKHENPVAAMAKRLSNPDKYTLGVFKDNDLVGIATLETKPFIKQEHKAKIGSVFVSPKARGLGAGRALIKAIIENADKLHVEQLMLDVVADNTAAKKLYESLGFQTYGVQERSLKHNGQYWDEEHMVLFLNN is encoded by the coding sequence ATGGAAATTCGCTTATTAACAACAGAGGACGCAGAAATTTATTTGAAAGTTTGTATGGAAGGTTTAACGAAAAACCCTGAGGCTTTTAGCTCTTCTTATGAAGATGTTCTTAAACATGAAAACCCTGTCGCTGCTATGGCAAAGCGATTAAGCAATCCGGATAAGTATACTCTAGGTGTCTTCAAAGATAATGATTTAGTCGGTATTGCTACTCTAGAAACAAAGCCATTTATTAAGCAAGAGCATAAAGCAAAAATCGGCTCCGTTTTTGTTTCTCCAAAAGCGCGTGGTCTCGGTGCAGGACGAGCTTTAATTAAAGCGATTATTGAAAATGCCGATAAATTACATGTAGAACAGCTCATGCTTGATGTTGTTGCTGATAACACTGCTGCAAAAAAATTATATGAGTCCCTCGGCTTCCAAACTTACGGTGTGCAAGAACGGTCCTTAAAACATAATGGCCAATATTGGGACGAAGAGCATATGGTTTTATTCTTAAATAATTAA
- a CDS encoding GNAT family N-acetyltransferase: MDIHVLTKDEAEIYLELRVEGLKQNPEAFSSSYEDIINKECAIEYKAQKLAQDENYTLGAFKDGELIGVATLETKPYVKQEHKAKIGSVYVSPKARGLGAGKSLIKECLELAKSLEVEQVMLDVVVGNDGAKKLYESLGFKTFGVQERSLKYNGQYWDEEHMVLFLDEEK; the protein is encoded by the coding sequence TTGGATATCCATGTATTAACAAAAGACGAAGCAGAAATTTACTTAGAACTTCGAGTAGAAGGGTTAAAACAAAACCCGGAAGCTTTCAGCTCTTCTTATGAAGATATTATTAATAAAGAGTGTGCTATTGAATATAAAGCCCAAAAATTAGCACAAGATGAGAACTATACACTAGGTGCATTTAAAGATGGAGAATTAATCGGAGTTGCAACACTGGAAACGAAACCATATGTAAAACAAGAACATAAAGCGAAAATTGGTTCAGTATACGTGTCTCCAAAAGCACGCGGACTTGGAGCAGGAAAATCACTTATTAAGGAATGTCTTGAACTTGCTAAATCTCTAGAAGTAGAGCAAGTTATGCTTGATGTTGTTGTCGGAAACGATGGTGCAAAAAAACTTTATGAGTCATTAGGATTTAAAACATTTGGTGTGCAAGAACGCTCATTAAAATATAACGGACAATATTGGGATGAAGAGCATATGGTTCTTTTCCTAGATGAAGAAAAATAA
- the fdhD gene encoding formate dehydrogenase accessory sulfurtransferase FdhD, translating to MGPTQETYTIVRYQSGTFSKQTDEVVTESPITIKLNSEEYVTVVCTPNYIEDMVIGFLISEGIISSYKDIEELWIQKENGIVHVKSSKINPLYQTLYNKRYVTSCCGKSRQGFVFVNDAAKAKKLHDIHITITPEECFHLMTSLQQSSTTFRQTGGVHNTALCDRKNILLARMDIGRHNALDKIYGHCLRNNISVQGKIIAFSGRISSEILLKVSKIGCEIVLSKSAPTKLALQLAHDLGITVVGFIRNGSCNIYTHPERIDGYKIND from the coding sequence ATGGGGCCTACTCAAGAAACATATACGATTGTACGCTATCAATCTGGTACATTTTCAAAACAAACCGATGAGGTTGTTACGGAATCTCCTATTACAATTAAATTAAATAGCGAAGAATACGTAACAGTTGTATGCACTCCTAATTACATTGAAGATATGGTAATCGGTTTTTTAATTTCTGAAGGAATTATTTCTTCTTATAAAGATATTGAAGAATTATGGATCCAAAAAGAAAACGGTATTGTTCATGTAAAATCATCAAAAATTAATCCGCTCTATCAAACTTTATATAATAAACGGTACGTAACTTCTTGTTGCGGAAAAAGTAGACAAGGTTTTGTTTTCGTCAACGATGCAGCAAAAGCAAAGAAGTTACATGATATACATATAACTATTACTCCGGAAGAATGTTTTCACCTAATGACTTCCTTACAACAATCTTCAACTACATTTCGCCAAACGGGTGGTGTGCATAATACCGCTCTATGTGATCGAAAAAACATTCTTTTAGCACGAATGGATATCGGAAGACATAATGCGCTAGATAAAATATACGGTCATTGTTTACGAAACAATATATCCGTTCAAGGGAAAATCATTGCGTTTAGCGGACGCATCTCATCTGAAATTTTGTTAAAGGTTTCAAAAATAGGTTGCGAAATTGTTCTATCTAAATCAGCTCCAACTAAACTAGCTCTGCAACTCGCCCATGATTTAGGTATTACCGTAGTAGGATTTATTCGAAATGGATCTTGCAATATTTATACACATCCAGAACGAATCGATGGCTACAAAATAAACGATTGA
- the fdhF gene encoding formate dehydrogenase subunit alpha encodes MTEQTVRVTVDGKEFFASGEKTILQLFNESNLEHPQICHVPEVDPIQTCDTCIVEVDGKLMRACSTKLEDGMHIERQSERAKEAQTEAMDRILENHLLYCTVCDNNNGNCKVHNTVDMMGIEEQKYPYEPKVSACEVDTSHPFYRYDPNQCIACGQCVEVCQNLQVNETLSIDWSLDRPRVIWDNGVNINDSSCVSCGQCVTVCPCNALMEKTMLGEAGFMTGLKPDVLNPMIDFVKDVEPGYSSILAVSEVESAMRKTKINKTKTVCTFCGVGCSFEVWTKDRQILKVQPVSDAPVNGISTCVKGKFGWDFVNSEERITKPLIRQGDMFVEASWEEALEVVASNMQHIKSEYGSDAFGFISSSKVTNEENYLMQKLARQIYGTNNVDNCSRYCQSPATDGLFKTVGMGGDAGTVKDIAEAGLVIIVGANPTEGHPVLATRVKRAHKLHEQKLIVADLRKHEMAERADIFVHPSQGTDYVWLAGITKYIIDQDWHDKKFIAENVKNFDEYSKMLEKYTLDYTEKITGISKAQLKEMARMVYEADGTCILWGMGVTQNTGGSTTSAAISNLLLVTGNYRRPGAGAYPLRGHNNVQGACDMATLPNWLPGYQAVSDDVHRAKFEKAYGTTIPKEPGLNNIAMLLAAEEGKLRGMYVMGEEMALVDSNANHVQHILANLDFLVVQDMFLSKTARFADVILPAAPSLEKEGTFTNTERRIQRLYEVLKPLGDSKPDWWILQKVARALGGDWNYGSPSEIMDEIASLAPLYSQATYDRLEGWNSLCWGSHDGSDTPLLYVDGFNFPDKLARLSLDEWVPPVVAPDEYDLLLNNGRILEHFHEGNMTNKSAGILSKVSEVFVEISPELAKERNVKDGGLVELASPFGKIKVQALVTDRVTGNELYLPMHATVNEEAINILTGTATDIYTCTPAYKQTMVKLRVLREKGNRPLPSSNPRDKKRHPQNGVEIEKKWQRKQYVSLVDQN; translated from the coding sequence ATGACAGAACAGACAGTCCGTGTAACCGTTGATGGTAAAGAATTTTTCGCATCAGGTGAAAAGACGATACTCCAATTATTTAACGAAAGTAATTTAGAACATCCTCAAATTTGTCATGTACCAGAGGTAGATCCTATTCAAACTTGTGATACATGTATTGTAGAAGTAGATGGAAAGTTAATGCGTGCTTGTTCAACAAAGTTGGAAGATGGCATGCATATTGAGAGGCAATCGGAACGTGCGAAGGAAGCACAAACTGAAGCGATGGATCGAATATTAGAGAATCATTTATTGTACTGTACGGTATGTGATAATAATAATGGTAACTGTAAAGTCCACAATACAGTAGATATGATGGGAATTGAAGAACAGAAATATCCATATGAACCGAAAGTAAGTGCATGCGAAGTGGATACGTCGCATCCATTCTATCGATACGACCCAAATCAATGTATTGCCTGTGGGCAGTGTGTAGAAGTATGCCAAAATTTACAAGTGAATGAAACTTTATCGATTGATTGGAGTTTAGACCGCCCACGTGTTATTTGGGACAATGGTGTGAATATAAATGACTCGTCTTGTGTTAGCTGTGGGCAATGTGTAACAGTTTGTCCTTGTAATGCATTAATGGAAAAAACGATGCTAGGAGAAGCTGGATTTATGACTGGTTTAAAACCAGATGTGCTAAATCCAATGATTGATTTTGTAAAAGATGTAGAGCCTGGATATAGCAGTATTTTAGCAGTTTCAGAAGTAGAGTCCGCGATGCGTAAGACGAAAATTAATAAGACAAAAACAGTGTGTACATTTTGTGGTGTAGGTTGTTCATTTGAAGTCTGGACGAAAGATCGTCAAATTTTAAAAGTGCAACCTGTTTCAGATGCACCGGTTAATGGTATTTCCACATGTGTAAAAGGCAAATTCGGATGGGACTTTGTGAACAGTGAAGAGCGTATTACAAAGCCGTTAATTCGCCAAGGAGATATGTTTGTTGAGGCTTCATGGGAAGAGGCTCTTGAAGTTGTTGCATCTAATATGCAACATATTAAATCAGAATATGGTAGCGATGCGTTTGGGTTTATTTCTTCTTCGAAAGTAACAAATGAAGAAAACTATCTTATGCAAAAACTAGCTCGTCAAATATATGGAACAAATAATGTAGATAACTGTTCCCGTTATTGCCAATCTCCAGCAACAGACGGTTTATTTAAAACTGTCGGTATGGGCGGAGATGCTGGAACAGTGAAAGATATTGCTGAGGCAGGTCTTGTTATTATTGTTGGTGCAAATCCAACAGAAGGACATCCTGTACTTGCAACTAGAGTGAAACGTGCTCATAAATTACATGAACAAAAACTAATTGTCGCAGACCTTCGTAAACATGAAATGGCGGAGCGTGCTGATATATTTGTTCACCCGAGTCAAGGGACGGATTATGTATGGCTTGCTGGGATAACGAAATACATTATCGATCAAGATTGGCACGATAAAAAGTTCATAGCTGAAAATGTAAAGAATTTTGATGAATATAGCAAAATGCTAGAGAAATATACGCTTGATTATACTGAGAAAATTACAGGGATTTCTAAAGCTCAGTTAAAAGAAATGGCTCGTATGGTATATGAAGCAGATGGTACTTGTATACTTTGGGGAATGGGTGTAACTCAAAATACAGGAGGAAGTACAACGTCGGCAGCAATTTCAAATTTACTTCTCGTTACAGGTAACTACCGTCGTCCTGGTGCCGGTGCGTATCCGTTACGCGGGCATAATAACGTACAAGGTGCTTGTGATATGGCGACATTACCGAACTGGCTTCCGGGTTACCAAGCAGTTTCAGATGATGTGCATCGTGCGAAATTTGAAAAAGCATACGGTACTACCATTCCGAAAGAACCGGGATTAAATAATATCGCAATGTTACTTGCGGCCGAAGAAGGAAAACTGCGTGGTATGTATGTTATGGGAGAAGAAATGGCTTTAGTAGATTCAAATGCCAACCATGTACAACATATTTTAGCGAATTTAGACTTCCTTGTTGTTCAAGATATGTTCTTATCGAAAACAGCTCGTTTTGCCGATGTTATTTTACCGGCAGCACCAAGCTTAGAAAAGGAAGGAACATTTACAAATACAGAGCGCCGTATTCAAAGATTGTATGAAGTATTGAAGCCACTTGGTGATTCTAAACCAGATTGGTGGATTTTACAAAAAGTAGCTCGTGCACTGGGCGGAGACTGGAATTATGGAAGTCCAAGTGAAATTATGGATGAAATTGCATCGCTTGCCCCGTTATATTCACAAGCAACGTATGACCGTTTAGAAGGCTGGAATAGTTTATGTTGGGGTAGCCATGATGGTAGTGATACACCGTTATTATATGTAGATGGATTTAACTTCCCAGACAAACTAGCACGATTATCACTAGATGAATGGGTTCCGCCAGTTGTAGCACCAGATGAGTATGATTTACTATTAAATAATGGCCGTATACTAGAGCATTTCCATGAAGGAAATATGACGAATAAGTCGGCTGGAATTTTATCTAAAGTGTCTGAAGTATTTGTTGAAATTTCACCTGAACTTGCTAAAGAACGCAATGTGAAAGATGGTGGTCTTGTAGAGTTAGCATCACCATTTGGAAAGATTAAAGTACAAGCGCTTGTTACAGATCGTGTAACTGGAAATGAGTTATATTTGCCGATGCATGCGACAGTAAATGAAGAGGCAATCAATATTTTAACAGGAACAGCAACAGACATTTATACGTGTACACCAGCTTATAAACAAACAATGGTGAAACTGCGCGTATTACGTGAAAAAGGAAATCGTCCGTTACCATCTTCAAACCCGAGAGATAAAAAACGCCATCCGCAAAATGGTGTTGAAATCGAGAAAAAGTGGCAAAGAAAACAATACGTATCACTTGTGGACCAGAATTAG
- a CDS encoding PLP-dependent aminotransferase family protein, producing MLELTPNLSANSKTALYVQLYEYIKKEIKDGTIPAFTKLPAKRKLATYLQVSKNTVEAAYEQLLAEGYIESISRKGYFVCEIEQMIHVEGSEEVIGEAPFQDKKYKFDFTQTGVDTNTFPFHVYRKITNEVWQFENKDLLFIGHPQGEVSLREEIASYLYESRGVRCVASQIVIGAGTQILVKMLFQLLKGSRYAVENPGYHRKMVVFEQGEQNVQMLSLDRDGIRMSQLADSHANVVFVTPSHQFPCGMIMPITRRMQLLQWAEKEEGRYIIEDDYDSEFRYSGKPIPALQGLDRDGKVIYMGTLSKALLPSLRMSYMVLPKSLIKQYQEQYLFYTQSVSRIDQEIIKKFLNDGHWEKHIHKMRVVYRKKRDRLVSVIEKYFSNRIEVIGEDSGLHILLKVHNGMEEKELMEAAAERSIKVYPVSMYYREGTSPKSTVLLGFATLLEEEIEEAIQLLYTAWFTRK from the coding sequence GTGTTAGAACTAACACCTAATTTGAGTGCAAATAGTAAGACAGCATTGTATGTACAATTGTATGAGTATATAAAAAAAGAGATTAAAGATGGAACGATTCCGGCCTTTACGAAATTACCGGCTAAGAGGAAGCTGGCGACATATTTACAAGTGAGTAAAAATACAGTTGAAGCTGCTTATGAGCAACTTCTTGCTGAAGGATATATTGAGTCGATTTCTAGAAAAGGTTATTTTGTATGTGAAATCGAGCAAATGATTCATGTGGAAGGCAGCGAAGAGGTAATAGGAGAAGCGCCTTTTCAAGATAAGAAGTATAAATTTGATTTCACTCAAACGGGTGTGGATACTAATACTTTTCCGTTTCATGTATATCGAAAAATCACGAACGAGGTATGGCAATTTGAAAATAAAGATTTACTTTTTATTGGACATCCGCAAGGGGAGGTAAGTTTACGAGAAGAAATCGCGAGCTATTTGTATGAATCTAGAGGTGTACGATGCGTAGCTAGTCAAATTGTAATAGGAGCGGGTACGCAAATATTAGTAAAAATGTTATTTCAGTTGTTAAAGGGAAGTCGTTATGCGGTTGAAAACCCTGGGTACCATCGGAAAATGGTTGTTTTCGAGCAAGGGGAACAAAATGTACAAATGTTATCTTTAGATAGAGATGGAATTCGTATGTCACAGTTAGCGGATAGCCATGCAAATGTTGTATTTGTTACACCTTCGCATCAGTTTCCTTGCGGGATGATTATGCCAATTACGAGAAGAATGCAGCTTTTACAATGGGCGGAAAAAGAAGAAGGAAGATATATTATTGAGGATGATTATGATAGTGAATTTCGCTATTCAGGAAAGCCAATTCCAGCGCTGCAAGGGTTAGATAGAGATGGGAAAGTAATTTATATGGGGACGCTCTCTAAAGCGCTATTACCGTCATTACGGATGAGTTATATGGTGTTGCCAAAATCCCTCATTAAGCAGTATCAGGAGCAATATTTATTTTACACACAAAGCGTTTCAAGAATCGATCAAGAGATCATTAAGAAATTTTTAAATGACGGGCATTGGGAAAAACATATTCATAAAATGCGTGTTGTGTACCGAAAGAAGAGAGACCGTCTTGTTTCGGTAATAGAAAAATATTTTTCTAATCGCATTGAAGTAATAGGGGAAGATTCCGGCCTACATATTTTATTAAAAGTGCATAACGGGATGGAAGAGAAAGAATTAATGGAAGCTGCAGCTGAAAGGAGTATTAAAGTGTACCCTGTTTCGATGTATTATAGGGAAGGGACTTCTCCCAAAAGTACAGTATTGCTTGGATTTGCGACTTTATTAGAGGAAGAAATTGAAGAGGCCATTCAATTATTATATACAGCATGGTTTACAAGAAAGTAA
- a CDS encoding sensor histidine kinase: MSKLSLKVGTYFLILALCIETIAFVSFYKSLSKMRVEEETLALLEKGNRYRNTIEQRAKWSKYGKYAEKRKHTEHLNRPASSGFSIESAAEDLMETEALTNSDIAIVITDSNGKITSASETVTKDMQKQLHCKIAPVKRGGLIVEKNWKKSKFISTVTPIDTKDFQGKLHMFLKTSFLEDMLLRLMNQFIIVSILTLILTTISVFVFSRVITDPLIKMKRATEKMSKLNKPIQLGIKRNDELGSLATTIEELSSELTYMKKERNEFLASVAHELLTPLTYMKGYAKVAKRDSLTKEEREEYLQIIEDETDSVTDLVQDLFMLVQLEQHQFVIKKQKMLLRPFLERMVEKTKTTLTNKQIEIHVYCKNDLEVCIDERRMEQVMLNLLHNAYQHSPENTSITIRVLTSANTFIISIQDEGEGIPKEDISHIFDRFYRVDKSRTRATGGKGIGLAVAKEIVELHNGSIKVKSELEVGTEFIIELPFE, from the coding sequence ATGAGCAAACTTTCCCTTAAAGTTGGGACATACTTTTTAATATTAGCTTTATGTATTGAGACAATCGCTTTCGTATCTTTTTATAAAAGTCTTTCAAAAATGCGTGTTGAAGAGGAGACGCTTGCTCTTTTAGAGAAAGGAAATCGCTATCGTAATACGATTGAACAGCGTGCAAAATGGAGCAAATACGGCAAATACGCTGAGAAAAGAAAACATACTGAACATCTCAACCGCCCTGCCTCTTCCGGCTTCTCTATTGAAAGTGCCGCTGAAGACTTAATGGAAACAGAAGCACTTACTAATTCTGATATAGCCATTGTTATCACTGACAGTAATGGAAAAATCACTTCGGCCTCAGAAACAGTAACAAAAGATATGCAAAAACAACTTCATTGTAAAATCGCCCCCGTTAAAAGGGGCGGATTAATAGTAGAAAAGAATTGGAAAAAATCAAAATTCATCTCAACAGTAACACCAATTGATACAAAAGACTTTCAAGGCAAATTACACATGTTCTTAAAAACATCCTTCTTAGAAGATATGCTACTTAGACTCATGAATCAATTCATTATCGTGAGTATTTTAACACTTATTTTAACAACTATTTCTGTCTTTGTTTTTTCTCGAGTTATTACAGATCCTCTTATAAAGATGAAGAGAGCAACAGAAAAAATGTCAAAATTAAACAAGCCAATTCAATTAGGGATTAAACGCAATGATGAACTTGGAAGTTTAGCCACAACCATTGAGGAACTGTCTAGTGAACTGACGTATATGAAAAAAGAGCGAAACGAATTTCTTGCCAGTGTAGCGCACGAGTTACTCACTCCACTAACTTATATGAAAGGTTATGCGAAAGTGGCAAAGAGAGATTCTTTAACGAAGGAAGAACGTGAAGAGTATTTACAAATCATCGAGGATGAAACCGATAGTGTAACTGATCTCGTACAAGATTTATTTATGCTCGTACAATTAGAGCAACATCAATTCGTTATTAAAAAACAAAAAATGCTCCTTAGGCCATTTTTAGAACGAATGGTTGAAAAAACAAAAACAACATTAACAAACAAACAAATAGAAATTCATGTGTACTGTAAAAATGATTTAGAAGTTTGTATAGATGAAAGGCGTATGGAACAAGTGATGTTAAATTTATTGCATAATGCTTATCAACATTCGCCAGAAAACACTTCTATAACAATACGTGTACTAACCAGTGCGAATACTTTTATAATAAGTATACAAGATGAAGGTGAAGGTATTCCAAAAGAGGATATCTCACACATTTTCGATCGCTTTTACCGTGTCGATAAATCTAGAACACGAGCTACAGGAGGAAAAGGCATTGGACTAGCTGTTGCAAAGGAAATTGTAGAACTTCATAATGGTTCTATCAAAGTTAAAAGCGAGTTAGAAGTCGGAACAGAATTTATAATTGAATTACCATTTGAATAA
- a CDS encoding glycerophosphoryl diester phosphodiesterase membrane domain-containing protein produces the protein MQHRKKLSIPGVMGHSFQTVRFAFWNVLTFQLVYKLLAAIVFVPLFGIIFNKLLYFGGYANATNDELLVFLKTPYGIVAIVILSLLALFLIFTEFAVLIIISYFAHKRQKVKLRPILYKTVTYLPTLFTYCLPGFILYAVVLLPLLNMGYETALIPQIQIPNFITGELFKTTMGQVGYYTFFAVVAYLNLRWIFVLPIVVLEQKTFRVAARKSAALVKESFFKVLFFLVGFFISIGIVYIVFWGIYLLCLWGVYEFTNPKGTFALLAESTMSVFLTSTLYLFSFIVTPFYIMAITRLYLQKVPVEDVLLEEGLDYSKSKADKCFFQKHRWKFIGVYIVGIIIAGMVVAFIVTFISNSYKEPIIMAHRGYISKGVENTKEAVQGAIDAKADYAEIDVLQTKDGELAVIHDLKLKRLANENVHVSDLTMDELRKLTLSQDGFSGGISTLDEIIKLSKNRIKLNIEVKLHGNEKDFVNKVLKTIKDNDFEKQCVIQTLHYPLIKEFKRANPDIKVGYILYASRANLKNVKADFYVAEEYMLNKKLVKEARKLNKPIYVWTVNDMESLKAYYKLNVDGIITDYPEDAGETIKMLKEQEAEESDIFDKITETTEDLFSKLFISYPAAG, from the coding sequence ATGCAACACCGTAAAAAACTATCTATACCAGGAGTAATGGGACATTCCTTTCAAACAGTTAGATTTGCTTTTTGGAATGTATTAACCTTTCAACTTGTTTATAAATTATTAGCAGCGATTGTATTTGTCCCGCTATTTGGGATCATTTTTAATAAGTTATTGTATTTTGGTGGTTATGCAAATGCAACGAACGATGAATTATTAGTGTTTTTAAAGACACCATACGGCATCGTGGCAATCGTAATTTTGTCATTGTTAGCACTGTTTCTTATTTTTACGGAATTTGCGGTACTTATTATTATTTCGTATTTTGCTCATAAAAGACAAAAGGTGAAATTACGTCCGATTTTATATAAAACGGTAACGTATTTACCTACTCTTTTCACATATTGCTTACCAGGATTTATTTTATATGCTGTCGTATTATTACCTCTTTTAAATATGGGATATGAAACGGCATTAATTCCGCAAATTCAAATTCCTAACTTTATTACAGGAGAACTCTTCAAGACAACGATGGGACAAGTTGGTTATTACACGTTCTTTGCTGTAGTCGCGTATTTGAACCTTCGCTGGATTTTTGTTCTACCTATTGTCGTTTTAGAGCAAAAAACATTTCGCGTGGCAGCACGCAAAAGTGCAGCTTTAGTAAAAGAAAGCTTTTTTAAAGTACTATTCTTTTTAGTAGGTTTTTTCATTTCAATAGGGATTGTGTATATTGTATTTTGGGGAATATATTTATTGTGCCTATGGGGTGTGTATGAATTTACAAACCCGAAAGGAACATTCGCATTGTTAGCTGAATCAACAATGTCTGTATTCCTAACAAGTACATTGTATTTATTTAGCTTTATCGTGACACCATTTTATATTATGGCGATTACGCGATTGTATTTGCAAAAGGTTCCGGTTGAAGATGTTTTACTAGAAGAAGGATTAGACTATTCAAAATCGAAAGCAGATAAATGTTTCTTCCAAAAACATCGTTGGAAATTTATTGGTGTATATATTGTGGGAATTATTATTGCTGGAATGGTCGTTGCCTTCATTGTAACCTTTATTTCAAATTCGTATAAAGAACCGATTATTATGGCACATCGTGGATATATATCAAAAGGGGTAGAAAATACGAAAGAAGCTGTGCAAGGTGCTATTGATGCAAAAGCAGATTACGCTGAAATCGATGTACTGCAAACGAAAGATGGCGAGCTGGCAGTAATTCATGATTTGAAGTTAAAACGTCTTGCCAATGAGAATGTACATGTATCAGATTTGACAATGGATGAGTTAAGGAAACTTACTCTTAGCCAAGATGGATTCTCAGGGGGAATTAGCACATTAGATGAAATTATTAAGCTTTCAAAAAATAGAATAAAACTCAATATAGAAGTGAAGCTTCACGGTAATGAGAAGGATTTCGTAAATAAAGTACTAAAAACAATTAAAGATAATGACTTTGAGAAACAATGTGTTATTCAAACGTTACATTATCCGCTCATTAAAGAGTTTAAGCGTGCAAATCCAGATATAAAAGTAGGATATATACTTTATGCAAGTAGAGCTAACTTAAAGAATGTGAAGGCTGATTTTTATGTAGCAGAAGAATATATGTTAAATAAGAAATTAGTAAAAGAAGCAAGGAAGTTAAATAAGCCAATTTACGTATGGACAGTAAATGATATGGAAAGTTTAAAGGCATATTATAAGTTAAACGTAGATGGTATCATTACCGATTATCCTGAAGACGCAGGTGAAACAATTAAGATGTTAAAAGAACAAGAAGCTGAAGAAAGCGATATATTTGATAAAATTACAGAAACGACAGAAGACTTGTTTTCAAAATTATTTATAAGTTACCCAGCTGCTGGTTAA
- a CDS encoding response regulator transcription factor: protein MVKILLVDDEERMLRLLDLFLSPRGYFCMKATSGLEALELIEQKVFDIILLDVMMPNMDGWDTCYQIRQISNVPIIMLTARNQNYDMVKGLTMGADDYITKPFDEHVLVARIEAILRRTKKDSFVSFNGIEWDKTKHTVTVYNEKISLTPIEFSLLGLFLQNTNRAYSRDDLIEKIWGYQTDIEYRTIDSHIRNIRDKLRKKGFPVEDYLETVYKVGYKWKNE, encoded by the coding sequence ATGGTGAAAATTTTATTAGTAGACGATGAAGAACGTATGTTACGATTATTAGATCTGTTCTTAAGCCCTCGTGGCTATTTTTGTATGAAAGCTACCTCTGGCCTTGAAGCGCTAGAATTAATCGAACAAAAGGTCTTCGATATTATTTTATTAGATGTTATGATGCCAAATATGGATGGGTGGGATACTTGCTATCAAATCCGTCAAATTTCCAACGTTCCAATTATTATGCTAACAGCTCGCAACCAAAATTATGATATGGTCAAAGGCCTGACCATGGGAGCAGATGACTATATTACAAAACCATTCGATGAACATGTATTAGTCGCGCGAATCGAGGCTATATTACGTCGTACAAAGAAAGATAGCTTTGTTAGCTTCAATGGTATTGAGTGGGATAAAACGAAACATACTGTTACAGTTTATAATGAAAAAATCTCACTAACTCCTATTGAATTTTCGTTACTCGGACTATTTTTACAAAATACAAACCGTGCCTACAGCCGAGACGATTTAATCGAGAAGATTTGGGGCTATCAAACAGATATCGAATATAGAACTATCGATTCACATATTCGTAACATACGGGATAAGTTACGCAAAAAAGGATTTCCAGTTGAAGATTACTTAGAAACTGTCTATAAAGTCGGATATAAATGGAAAAATGAATAA
- a CDS encoding DUF1641 domain-containing protein has translation MAKEITLIKKKIVTEEEKKQQVTDELLNDLAENREAVEETMQLLAQLHKAGILDAAISLLAAKEDVSKIAVEQLNREPVKNALNNMMGAGEALSSVDPEITKQITSSLVTGLQFATDELKNGKKTKVMDFFKVLKDPDINRAITFGFSFLKAFGQGLEKK, from the coding sequence GTGGCAAAAGAGATTACTTTAATTAAAAAGAAGATTGTAACAGAAGAAGAAAAAAAACAGCAAGTAACAGATGAGTTGTTAAATGATCTAGCTGAAAATAGAGAAGCAGTAGAAGAGACGATGCAGCTATTAGCGCAGTTGCACAAAGCTGGAATTTTAGATGCAGCAATTAGTTTACTTGCTGCAAAAGAAGATGTTTCCAAAATAGCTGTTGAACAATTGAATCGTGAACCAGTAAAAAACGCATTAAACAATATGATGGGGGCAGGAGAGGCATTATCTTCAGTGGACCCAGAAATAACGAAACAAATAACATCTAGTTTAGTCACTGGATTACAATTTGCAACGGATGAGCTGAAAAATGGAAAGAAAACAAAAGTGATGGATTTCTTTAAGGTATTAAAAGATCCAGATATCAACAGGGCGATTACATTCGGTTTTAGTTTCTTAAAAGCATTTGGACAAGGATTAGAGAAAAAATAG